gaggagatggtgatggaggaggagatggtgatgggggaggagatggtaATGGGGAGAGATGGTGATggagggaggagatggtgatgggggaggagatggtgatgggggaggagatggtgatgggggaggagatggtgatggggggaggagatggtgatggggggaggagatggtgatggggggaggagatggtgatgggggaggagatggtgatggggggaggagatggtgatggggggagatggtgatggggaggagatggtgatggaggaggaggaggatggtgatggaggaggaggagatggtgatggagtgaggggaggagatggtgatgggggaggagatggtgatgggaggaggagatggtgatgggaggaggatgatggtgatggggggaggagatggtgatggggggaggagatggtgatggggggaggagatggtgatggggggaggagatggtgatggaggaggagatggtgatggggaggaggagatggtgatgggggaggagatggtgatgggggaggagatggtgatgggggaggagatggtgatgggggaggaggagatggtgatgggggaggaggagatggtgatggggggaggagatggtgatggggggaggagatggtgatggggggaggagatggtgatggggggaggagatggtgatgggggaggagatggtgatggggggaggagatggtgatgggggaggagatggtgatggggggaggagatggtgatggaggaggagatggtgatggggggggagggagatggtgatgggggaggaggagatggtgatgggggaggagatggtgatgggggaggagatggtgatgggaggaggagatggtgatgggggaggagatggtgatggggggaggagatggtgatgggggaggagatggtgatggggggaggagatggtgatggaggaggagatggtgatggggggggaggagatggtgatgggggaggaggagatggtgatgggggaggagatggtgatggggggggaggagatggtgatgggggaggagttggtgatgggggaggagatggtgatggggggaggagatggtgatgggggaggagatggtgatggggggaggagatggtgatggggaggagatggtgatgggggaggagatggtgatgggggaggagatggtgatggggggaggagatggtgatggggggaggagatggtgatggggggaggagatggtgatgggggaggagatggtgatgaggaggagatggtgatggagggaggagatggtgatgggggaggagatggtgatgggggaggagatggtgatgggggaggagatggtgatgggggaggagatggtgatgggggaggagatggtgatgaggaggagatggtgatggagggaggagatggtgatgggggaggagatggtgatgggggaggagatggtgatgaggaggagatggtgatggggggaggagatggtgatgggggaggagatggtgatggggggaggagatggtgatggggggaggagatggtgctgggggggagatggtgatggaggaggagatggtgatgggggaggaggagatggtgatgggggggaggagatggtgatggggggaggaggagatggtgatggaggaggagatggtgatggagggaggagatggtgatgggggaggagatggtgatgggggaggagatggtgatgaggaggagatggtgatggggggaggagatggtgatgggggagaggagatggtgatggggggaggagatggtgatgggggaggagatggtgatggggggagatggtgatgggggaggaggagatggtgatggggggagggagatggtgatgggggaggagatggtgatggggggaggaggagatggtgatggaggaggagatggtgatggggggaggagatggtgatggggggaggaggagatggtgatggaggaggagatggtgatggggggaggagatggtaATGGGGGAggatggtgatggaggaggagatggtgatgggggaggagatggtgatggggaggagatggtgatgggaggaggagatggtgatggggggaggaggagatggtgatgggggaggagatggtgatggggaggagatggtgatggggaggagatggtgatgggaggaggagatggtgatggggggaggaggagatggtgatgggggaggagatggtgatgggggaggagatggtgatgggaggaggagatggtgatggggggaggagatggtgatggggggaggagtggtgatgggggaggaggagatggtgatggaggaggagatggtgatggggggaggagatggtgatggggggaggagatggtgatggggggaggagatggtgatggggggaggagatggtgatggggggaggagatggtgatggggggaggaggagatggtgatgggggaggagatggtgatgggaggaggagatggtgatgggaggaggagatggtgatggggggaggagatggtgatggggggaggagatggtgatgggggaggaggagatggtgatggggggaggagttAGTGATGGGGGGAGGAGTTAGTGGTGGGGGAGGAGTTAGTGATGGGGGAGGAGTTAGTGATGGGGGAGGAGTTAGTGATGGGGGAGGAGTTAGTGATGGGGGAGAGTTagtgatggggggaggagatggtgatgggaggaggagatggtgatggggggggaggagatggtgatggggggaggagatggtgatggggggaggagatggtgatctggggggaggagatggtgatggggggaggagatggtgatggggggagaGGAGATGGTGcatggggaggagatggtgatggggggaggaggagatggtgatgggggaggagatggtgatgggaggaggagatggtgatgggaggaggagatggtgatggggggaggagatggtgatggggggaggagatggtgatgggggaggaggagatggtgatgggggaggagttAGTGATGGGGGGAGGAGTTAGTGGTGGGGAGGAGTTAGTGATGGGGGAGGAGTTAGTGATGGGGAGGAGTTagtgatggggggaggagataatttgGGGTGCACTGGATAGAGGGGGGTCATTATTCAGTCCTCCATGCTCTATACACAGGAGCAGTGTCGTGACAGTAGCGACCTCATTCCCCTGGAAACCTTCAAGTCCCTGTACAAGCGTCTTGTCTACCCGGCCGGAGCTGCTGCGGATCTTCCACAGACTCTCCGAGGAGCGCGGATCCATCTCTGCACAGAAACTTCTAGAATTCCTCCAGCACGGGCAGAGCCAAGACGTCACCAGCGAGGAGGAGGTCCGACAGCTCATCCAGAAACACGAACTCATGCTGGAAGGTGCGGGGACCGAGGGGAACAGaatactgactgcagctctgggtgtgactggagtataatatcatagtacacacccctgcacatagtacacccccctgcacatagtacacaggacccctgcacatagtacacaggaccctgcacatagtacacaggaccctgcacatagtacacaggaccctgcacatagtacacaggaccctgcacatagtacacaggaccctgcacatagtacacaggaccctgcacatagtacacaggacaccgcacatagtacacactgcacatagtacacaggacactgcacatagcacaccccctgcacatagtacacactgcacatagtacacaggaccctgcacatagcacacaggacactgcacatagtacacaggacactgcacatagtacacaggacactgcacatagcacaccccctgcacatagtacacactgcacatagtacacaggacaccctgcacatagtacacaggaccctgcacatagtacacaggacactgcacatagtacacaggacactgcacatagcacaccccctgcacatagtacacactgcacatagtacaccccccctgcacatagtacacaggacactgcacatagtacacaggacccctgcacatagtacacaggacccctgcacatagtacacaggaccctgcacatagtacacaggacccctgcacatagtacacaggacccctgcacatagtacacactgcacatagtacacaggacccctgcacatagtacacaggacccctgcacatagtacacaggacaccctgcacatagcacacaggacaccctgcacatagcacacaggacaccctgcacatagcacacaggacaccctgcacatagcacacaggacaccctgcacatagcacacaggacaccctgcacatagcacacaggacaccctgcacatagcacacaggacaccctgcacatagcacacaggacaccctgcacatagcacacaggacaccctgcacatagtacacaggacactgcacatagtacacaggacccctgcacatagtacacaggaccctgcacatagtacacaggacactgcacatagtacacaggaccctgcacatagtacacaggacccctgcacatagtacacaggacccctgcacatagtacacaggacccctgcacatagtacacaggacccctgcacatagtacacaggacccctgcacatagcacacaggacaccctgcacatagcacacaggacaccctgcacatagcacacaggacaccctgcacatagcacacaggacccctgcacatagtacacaggaccactgcacatagtacacaggaccactgcacatagtacacaggacccctgcacatagtacacaggacccctgcacatagtacacaggacccctgcacatagtacacaggacccctgcacatagtacacaggacccctgcacatagtacacaggacccctgcacatagcacacaggacaccctgcacatagcacacaggacaccctgcacatagcacacaggacaccctgcacatagcacacaggaccctgcacatagtacactggaccttgcacatagtacactggacccctgcacatagtacacaggacactgcaaatagtacacccccccatgcacatagtacacccccatgcacatagtacacaccccctgcacatagtgtacacacccctgcacatagtgtacaccccccctgcacatagtgtacacccccccatgcacatagtgtacacccccccatgcacatagtgtacacccccccatgcacatagtgtacaccccccccatgcacatagtgtacaccccccatgcacatagtgtacaccccccctgcacatagtgtacaccccccctgcacatagtgtacaccccccccatgcacatagtgtacaccccccccatgcacatagtgtacaccccccccatgcacatagtgtacacccccccatgcacatagtgtacacccccccatgcacatagtgtacacccccccatgcacatagtgtacacccccccatgcacatagtgtacacccccccctgcatatagtacatccCCAGGGCCCTCCTCCTCTATGGCTGCAGTGTCATGTGCTCAGTGGCGTCTCTTTCAGGCCGCAGGGAGAACTACATGACGGTGGAAGGGTTCGTCCGCTTCATGAGCTCAGAGGAGGAGCAGATCCTGCGGAGGGAGCACCGGGGCGTCTACCAGGACATGACCCAACCCCTGAGCAGCTACTACGTGTCCTCCTCACACAACACCTACCTGCTGTCCGACCAGATACTGGGCCAGAGCCACCTGTACGCCTACAGCAGGTGAGAGGTCATGGAGGAGGGGCTGCAGGGGACCCAGGTCATGGAGGAGGGGCTGCAGGGGACAGAGGTCATGGAGGAGGGGCTGCAGGGGACAGAGGTCATGGAGGAGGGGCTGCAGGGGACCCAGGTCATGGACGAGGGATTAGTGGAGTCCCAGGTCATGGAGGAGGGGCTGCAGGGGACCCAGGTCATGGAGGAGGGATTAGTGGGGTCCCAGGTCATGGAGGAGGGATTAGTGGGGTCCCAGGTCATGGAGGAGGGATTAGTGGGGTCCCAGGTCATGGACGAGGGATTAGTGGGGTCCCAGGTCATGGAGGAGGGGCTGCAGGGGACCCAGGTCATGGAGGAGGGATTAGTGGGGTCCCAGGTCATGGAGGAGGGATTAGTGGGGTCCCAGGTCATGGACGAGGGATTAGTGGGGTTCCAGGTCATGGACGAGGGATTAGTGGGGTCCCAGGTCATGGACGGGGGATTAGTGGGGTCCCAGGTCATGGACGGGGGATTAGTGGGGTCCCAGGTCATGGACGAGGGATTAGTATGTTTCAAGGTCTAGGAGGAGGCGCTACAGGGGACCAAGGTCTAGGAGGAGGGGCTACAGGGGACCAAGGTCTAGGAGGAGGGGCTACAGGGGACCAAGGTCTAGGAGGAGGGGCTACAGGGGACCAAGGTCTAGGAGGATGGTCTGCAGGGCTCCCAGGTCATGGAGGGGCTAGAGGGCTCCCAGGTTATGGGGGAGGGGCTACAGGGCTCCCAGGTCATGGAGGAGGGATTATTGGGGTCCCAGGTCATGGAGGAGGGATTATTGGGGTCCCAGGTCATGGAGGAAGGGCTACAGGGGACCAAGGTCTAGGAGGAGGGGCTACAGGGGACCAAGGTATTAGTTGAGAGAATACAGAGGGTTTGAGGGCATAGAGGCGGTGAGGTAATGGGGGGGGTTCGTCATTTTCAATATTGAGGTTTTGTTGAGGCCCCTATCTTTGTTCTGAGACCTTGCAGCACAGTCAGAGCGGGCAGGTCCTGCTCCCGCAGCACAGTCAGAGCGGGCAGGTCCTGCTCCCGCAGCACAGTCAGAGCGGGCAGGTCCTGCTCCCGCAGCACAGTCAGAGCGGGCAGGTCTGCTCCCCCGCAGCACAGTCAGAGCGGGCAGGTCCTGCTCCCGCAGCACAGTCAGAGCGGGCAGGTCCTGCTCCCGCAGCACAGTCAGAGCGGGCAGGTCCTGCTCCCGCAGCACAGTCAGAGCGGGCAGGTCCTGCTCCCGCAGCACAGTCAGAGCGGGCAGGTCCTGCTCCCGCAGCACAGTCAGAGCGGGCAGGTCCTGCTCCCGCAGCACAGTCAGAGCGGGCAGGTCCTGCTCCCGCAGCACAGTCAGAGCGGGCAGGTCCTGCTCCCGCAGCACAGTCAGAGCGGGCAGGTCCTGCTCCCGCAGCACAGTCAGAGCGGGCAGGTCCTGCTCCCGCAGCACAGTCAGAGCGGGCAGGTCTTGCTCCCGCAGCACAGTCAGAGCGGCCAGGTCCTGCTCCCACAGCACAGTCAGAGCGGGCAGGTCCTGCTCCCGCAGCACAGTCAGAGCGGCCAGGTCCTGCTCCCGCAGCACAGTCAGATAGGGCAGGTCCTGCTCCCGCAGCACAGTCAGATAGGGCAGGTCCTGCTCCCGCAGCACAGTCAGAGCGGCCAGGTCCTGCTCCCGCAGCACAGTCAGATAGGGCAGGTCCTGCTCCCGCAGCAGTCAGTTGCTATGGACATGTCGGTGCAGGTAAAATCTGTGAAGGGTTTGGTAACTTTTGCCCTTTTCTGCCCCCAGCGCCCTGCTGAGGGGCTGCCGCTGCCTGGAGATTGACTGCTGGGACGGGGACGAGCCGGTGGTCTACCATGGGCACACGCTGACCAGCCGGCTGCTCTTCAAATCCGTCATCTCCATCATCGCACAGTACGCCTTCCAGGTCAGAGCCCAagaaataccgccatatggtAACACCGATGCCAGATTACATACACTGCTCAGGTAACgccgccatacagcgctcaggtaaCGCCGCCATACAGCGCACAGGTAACGccgccatacactgcacaggaaacgccgccatacactgcacaggaAACGCCGccacacactgcacaggtaacgccgccacacactgcacaggtaacgccgccacacactgcacaggtaacGCCGCCATACACTGCTCAGGTAACGCCGccacacactgcacaggtaacGCCGCCACACACTGCTCAGGTAACGccgccatacactgcacaggtaacgccgccatacagtgctcaggtaacgccgccatacactgcacaggTAACGCCGCCATACACTGCTCAGGTAACGCCGCCACACACTGCTCAGGTAACGCCGCCATACACTGCTCAGGTAACGCCGCCATACACTGCTCAGGTAACGCCGccacacactgcacaggtaacGCCGCCACACGCTGCACAGGTAACGCCGCCACACGCTGCACAGGTAACGCCGCCACACGCTGCTCAGGTAACGCCGCCACACACTGCTCAGGTAACGCAGCCATACACTGCACAGGTAACGCCGCCATACACTGCTCAGGTAACGCCGCCATACACTGCTCAGGTAACGCCGccacacactgcacaggtaacgccgccacacactgcacaggtaacGCCGCCACACGCTGCACAGGTAACGCCGCCACACGCTGCACAGGTAACgccgccatacagcgctcaggtaaCGCCGCCACACGCTGCTCGGGTAACGCCGCCACACGCTGCACAGGTAACGCCGccacacactgcacaggtaacgccgccacacactgcacaggtaacgccgccacacactgcacaggtaacgccgccacacactgcacaggtaacgccgccacacactgcacaggtaacgccgccacacactgcacaggtaacgccgccacacactgcacaggtaacgccgccacacactgcacaggtaacgccgccacacactgcacaggtaacgccgccatacactgcacaggTAACGCCGCCATACGCTGCTCGGCTGGTAGTTATTAGTGGTTCTTTCTCCGTTGCTCCTCCAGGCCTCCCCCTATCCGGTCATCCTGTCGCTGGAGGATCACTGCTCCCCCAAACAGCAGGAGGTGATGGCGAGACACCTGACCGTCATCCTGGGAGACAAACTGCTCACCACCACCGTGGCCAACGAGTCCTGCACATGCCTGCCCTCCCCCGAGGTACATGACATGAAGCCAACAGAGTAAGCCCCTCCCCCGAGGTACATGACATGAAGCCAACAAAGTAAGCCCCTCCCCCAAAGTACATGAAATACATGAATGTGGCATAAGCCCCTCCCCCATCCTCTAGTGGGAAGGATCATTGTGCATAGTGACTaccaagctgctgcagaacctctttttgAGATTGCTTTACTGCTTTACACATGGCCCCTCCCTACCCCACAGAATGAGTGAACCTttgaatttttctaattttttgcaGGCTCTTAAAGGTAAAATCCTGATAAAACACAAAAAGGCGGGGCTCCTGCAGGACACCATCCTGAGCCCTGCCCCCAGCGCTCAGGGTCAGGTGGAGGAATACGAGGAGGTCGAGGATACAAAGAACAGGCGATTGTCCatgaacctcctgagaagaacAACCGCAGAGTCCACAACCAACCCGGAGACGCAGGTAGCCCCTCATCCCGCGCTCTCTAGTCACTCCCAAAGCAGCCCCAGGGAGGAGAACCTAACCCTCAGCTCCTCAGGGGCGGGAGGACACCTGATAGGGATTGGACTGACCAGACTCTGCTGTGCTTCCTCTCAGGGACAGAAGATGAAGATCTCCATGGCGCTCTCAGATCTCGTCATTTACACCAAGTCCCAGAAGTTCATCAGTTTCCAACATTCAAGAGAAAACCAGAAGTTTTATGAGATCAATTCTTTGACAGAGAATGTGGCGCGAAAACTGGCCCGACATCACGGTGCGTACCTGTCACTCCGCCACGGCGCAGCGTATACGGAATTcatctgggtgctgctgaggacatCGCTGGCACTGGTGGAGGTCACAGAGACTGAGGGCATCGCTGGCCCTGGTTGAGGTCACAGAGACTGAGGGCATCGCTGGCACTGGTGGAGGTCACAGAGACTGAGGGCATCGCTGGCCCTGGTGGAGGTCACAGAGACTGAGGGCATCGCTGGCCCTGGTGGAAGTCACAGAGACTGAGGGCATCGCTGGCCCTGGTGGAGGTCACAGAGACTGAGGGCATCGCTGGCCCTGGTGGAGGTCACAGAGACTGAGGGCATCGCTGGCCCTGGTGGAGGTCACAGAGACTGAGGGCATCGCTGGCACTGGTGGAAGTCACAGAGACTGAGGGCATCGCTGGCCCTGGTGGAGGTCACAGAGACTGAGGACATCGCTGGCCCTGGTTGAGGTCACAGAGACTGAGGGCATCGCTGGCACTGGTGGAAGTCACAGAGACTGAGGGCATCGCTGGCCCTGGTGGAGGTCACAGAGACTGAGGGCATCGCTGGCCCTGGTGGAGGTCACAGAGACTGAGGGCATCGCTGGCCCTGGTTGAGGTCACAGAGACTGAGGGCATCGCTGGCACTGGTGGAAGTCACAGAGACTGAGGGCATCGCTGGCCCTGGTGGAGGTCACAGAGACTGAGGGCATCGCTGGCCCTGGTGGAGGTCACAGAGACTGAGGACATCGCTGGCACTGGTGGAGGTCACAGAGACTGAGGACATCTCTGACGTTGGTGGAGGTCACAGAGACTGAGGGCATCGCTGGCCCTGGTGGAGGTCACAGAGACTGAGGGCATCGCTGGCCCTGGTGGAGGTCACAGAGACTGAGGGCATCGCTGGCACTGGTGGAGGTCACAGAGACTGAGGGCATCGCTGGCCCTGGTGGAGGTCACAGAGACTGAGGGCATCGCTGGCCCTGGTTGAGGTCACAGAGACTGAGGGCATCGCTGGCACTGGTGGAAGTCACAGAGACTGAGGGCATCGCTGGCCCTGGTGGAGGTCACAGAGACTGAGGGCATCGCTGGCCCTGGTGGAGGTCACAGAGACTG
The sequence above is drawn from the Engystomops pustulosus unplaced genomic scaffold, aEngPut4.maternal MAT_SCAFFOLD_260, whole genome shotgun sequence genome and encodes:
- the PLCZ1 gene encoding 1-phosphatidylinositol 4,5-bisphosphate phosphodiesterase zeta-1 isoform X2; translation: MLYTQEQCRDSSDLIPLETFKSLYKRLVYPAGAAADLPQTLRGARIHLCTETSRIPPARAEPRRHQRGGGPTAHPETRTHAGRPQGELHDGGRVRPLHELRGGADPAEGAPGRLPGHDPTPEQLLRVLLTQHLPAVRPDTGPEPPVRLQQALKGKILIKHKKAGLLQDTILSPAPSAQGQVEEYEEVEDTKNRRLSMNLLRRTTAESTTNPETQGQKMKISMALSDLVIYTKSQKFISFQHSRENQKFYEINSLTENVARKLARHHAPEFIQHTRNFITRIYPRGTRTDSSNFCPHEFWSVGCQMVAINFQTPGIPMDLQGGKFLDNGRCGYVLKPEYLRTERSKVQPYEARTRRRPKFFIIKVISGFLLPHGSLSTTPSLIVRVEIYGIPADEGRKQTNVVKNNAFNPQWNQSLTFSLQLPELVLIRFCLEDQHTLIPNEMLGQYTLPLTSMAKGYRHIPLLNKHGQSLAPASLFIHVWY
- the PLCZ1 gene encoding 1-phosphatidylinositol 4,5-bisphosphate phosphodiesterase zeta-1 isoform X1 gives rise to the protein MLEGRRENYMTVEGFVRFMSSEEEQILRREHRGVYQDMTQPLSSYYVSSSHNTYLLSDQILGQSHLYAYSSALLRGCRCLEIDCWDGDEPVVYHGHTLTSRLLFKSVISIIAQYAFQASPYPVILSLEDHCSPKQQEVMARHLTVILGDKLLTTTVANESCTCLPSPEALKGKILIKHKKAGLLQDTILSPAPSAQGQVEEYEEVEDTKNRRLSMNLLRRTTAESTTNPETQGQKMKISMALSDLVIYTKSQKFISFQHSRENQKFYEINSLTENVARKLARHHAPEFIQHTRNFITRIYPRGTRTDSSNFCPHEFWSVGCQMVAINFQTPGIPMDLQGGKFLDNGRCGYVLKPEYLRTERSKVQPYEARTRRRPKFFIIKVISGFLLPHGSLSTTPSLIVRVEIYGIPADEGRKQTNVVKNNAFNPQWNQSLTFSLQLPELVLIRFCLEDQHTLIPNEMLGQYTLPLTSMAKGYRHIPLLNKHGQSLAPASLFIHVWY